Proteins co-encoded in one Azospirillum brasilense genomic window:
- a CDS encoding fused DSP-PTPase phosphatase/NAD kinase-like protein has protein sequence MATTRKMLRRYTTTALADGIKRARGRMISPLQRALGHVESVFIDHACFRLVYSNTHRISPNMYRASQPSPSHIREAARQGVKTILNLRGSRDCASYILEAEACRAAGLTLVDFPVNSRDMPKKETLLKARDLFATMQYPALLHCKSGADRAGFMSALYLFIHEGVPLERATKQLHWKYGHFKQAKTGILDYFFELYAAYNEKRPIAFWDWVERVYDPVEAKASFRSREWADTVVDRVLGRE, from the coding sequence GTGGCCACCACCAGGAAGATGTTGCGCCGTTACACGACCACCGCGCTGGCCGACGGGATCAAGCGGGCGCGCGGGCGCATGATCTCCCCGCTGCAACGGGCACTCGGACATGTCGAGAGCGTGTTCATCGACCATGCCTGCTTCCGGCTGGTCTATTCGAACACCCACCGCATCTCCCCCAACATGTACCGGGCGAGCCAGCCCTCCCCTTCGCACATCCGCGAGGCGGCACGCCAAGGCGTCAAGACCATCCTGAACCTGCGCGGCAGCCGCGATTGCGCCTCCTACATCCTGGAGGCCGAGGCCTGCCGGGCGGCCGGCCTGACGCTGGTGGACTTTCCGGTCAACTCCCGCGACATGCCGAAGAAGGAGACGCTGCTGAAGGCCCGCGACCTGTTCGCGACCATGCAGTATCCGGCGCTGCTGCACTGCAAGTCGGGGGCGGACCGCGCCGGCTTCATGTCGGCGCTCTACCTCTTCATCCACGAGGGCGTGCCGCTGGAGCGGGCGACCAAGCAGCTCCACTGGAAGTACGGCCACTTCAAGCAGGCGAAGACCGGCATCCTCGACTATTTCTTCGAGCTTTACGCCGCCTACAACGAGAAGCGCCCGATCGCCTTTTGGGACTGGGTGGAGCGCGTCTACGACCCGGTGGAGGCCAAGGCCAGCTTCCGCTCCCGCGAATGGGCGGACACGGTGGTCGACCGGGTTCTGGGGCGGGAGTGA